In one window of Acidovorax sp. HDW3 DNA:
- a CDS encoding DUF4194 domain-containing protein, whose protein sequence is MPPNLFDQWASAAPATAPVTAPDGPTGEEAPAASPAPEHGPATPAIVRRALQELLKNGLLELSAKPHLFRQIATDTARANALLEPLDLRVLVDDHRGLAYVAVAASYQSENTGEDEDDWTHPLVRRQRLTLEQSLLLAILRREFLQREQEGGLGVPVQLAIDSLLPQLGIYLGHTGSDMQERKRLLTLLEHLRGHGVVSDVDAQERITIRPMIVHLANPENLQALLQRLRELASNPEGGA, encoded by the coding sequence ATGCCCCCCAACCTCTTCGACCAATGGGCCAGCGCCGCCCCCGCCACGGCCCCAGTGACGGCCCCTGATGGCCCCACGGGCGAAGAGGCCCCCGCCGCCAGCCCCGCGCCAGAACACGGCCCCGCCACCCCCGCCATCGTGCGCCGCGCCCTGCAGGAGCTGCTGAAAAACGGCCTGCTGGAGCTGTCTGCCAAGCCCCACCTGTTCCGCCAGATTGCCACCGACACCGCACGCGCCAATGCGCTGCTGGAGCCGCTGGATTTGCGGGTGTTGGTGGACGACCACCGGGGCCTGGCCTATGTGGCCGTGGCCGCCAGCTACCAGAGCGAGAACACCGGCGAGGACGAGGACGACTGGACGCACCCGCTGGTGCGCCGCCAGCGGCTGACGCTGGAGCAGTCGCTGCTGCTGGCGATTTTGCGGCGCGAGTTTTTGCAGCGCGAGCAAGAAGGCGGCCTGGGCGTGCCGGTGCAACTGGCCATCGACAGCCTGCTGCCGCAGCTGGGCATCTACCTGGGCCACACCGGCAGCGACATGCAGGAGCGCAAGCGCCTTTTGACCCTGCTGGAGCACCTGCGCGGGCACGGCGTGGTGTCGGACGTGGACGCGCAAGAGCGCATCACCATCCGCCCCATGATCGTGCACCTGGCCAACCCCGAGAACCTGCAGGCGCTGCTGCAGCGCCTGCGCGAACTCGCCAGCAACCCCGAGGGCGGCGCATGA
- a CDS encoding DUF3375 domain-containing protein, with protein sequence MPTLPQQRTQKYIAARQQHPAWLLLASRRAPLMLSGLEALFEHQPGGVAFDTAVQALADLLGAHANQPEYEIEPADLLAQARRELREWIRRGLVTEREGRVHETDALKTAMRFVAQLDQRMMTSTASRLAVVQREIDNLAAALDPNPHSRAEHLQRRIKDLQQQLEDVQAGRLPLLTEAQAVEGIREVYALATSLRADFRRVEDSWREADRALRQAILSAQHHRGAVMERLLGGHAALLNTQEGRVFESFQQQLDHQGELAEMRVRIRAIVAHPASGQALDDLQRSELRLLVQQLIAEAKVVQAVRARSEREVSQFMKTGQAVENQRVGQLLGDILQQALEVDWQRQAVRRQAAPLPPLGVALANLPLIERLRTKSQGGGGESELLLATQYADLAQMDAEFWQAFEGLDREALLRQTLQALQHSDQPLTLAALAEVLPPGEHDLETLALWLALAQESGATFEAGATEQITTRFQGQDWRFTVPRVLLSAQAVGAVDADW encoded by the coding sequence ATGCCCACCCTCCCCCAGCAGCGCACGCAAAAATACATCGCCGCGCGCCAGCAGCACCCGGCCTGGCTGCTGTTGGCCTCGCGCCGGGCACCGCTGATGTTGAGCGGGCTCGAAGCCCTGTTTGAGCACCAGCCCGGCGGCGTGGCCTTTGATACCGCCGTGCAGGCGCTGGCCGATCTGCTGGGCGCGCACGCCAACCAGCCCGAGTACGAGATCGAGCCCGCCGACCTGCTGGCCCAGGCGCGGCGCGAGCTGCGCGAGTGGATCAGGCGCGGCCTGGTCACCGAGCGCGAGGGCCGCGTGCACGAGACGGATGCGCTCAAGACCGCGATGCGCTTCGTGGCGCAGCTCGACCAGCGCATGATGACCTCCACCGCCTCGCGTCTGGCGGTGGTGCAGCGCGAGATCGACAACCTGGCCGCCGCGCTCGACCCCAACCCGCACAGCCGCGCCGAGCACCTGCAGCGGCGCATCAAGGACCTGCAGCAGCAGCTCGAAGACGTGCAGGCCGGGCGCCTGCCGCTGCTCACCGAGGCGCAGGCGGTGGAGGGCATCCGCGAGGTCTATGCCCTGGCCACCAGCCTGCGCGCCGACTTTCGCCGCGTGGAGGATTCGTGGCGCGAGGCCGACCGCGCGCTGCGCCAGGCGATTTTGAGCGCCCAGCACCACCGGGGCGCGGTCATGGAGCGGCTCCTGGGCGGCCACGCCGCGCTGCTCAATACCCAGGAAGGCCGCGTGTTCGAGAGCTTTCAGCAGCAGCTCGACCACCAGGGCGAGCTGGCCGAGATGCGCGTGCGCATCCGCGCCATCGTCGCGCACCCGGCCAGCGGCCAGGCGCTCGACGACCTGCAGCGCAGCGAACTGCGCCTGCTGGTGCAGCAGCTCATTGCCGAGGCCAAGGTGGTGCAGGCCGTGCGCGCACGCAGCGAGCGCGAAGTCAGCCAGTTCATGAAAACCGGCCAGGCGGTGGAAAACCAGCGCGTCGGCCAGCTGCTGGGCGACATCCTGCAGCAGGCGCTGGAAGTCGATTGGCAGCGCCAGGCCGTGCGCCGCCAGGCCGCGCCGCTGCCGCCCCTGGGCGTGGCGCTGGCCAACCTGCCGCTGATCGAGCGCCTGCGCACCAAGTCGCAAGGCGGCGGCGGTGAATCCGAATTACTGCTGGCCACGCAATACGCCGACCTGGCGCAGATGGACGCCGAGTTCTGGCAAGCCTTCGAGGGCCTGGACCGCGAAGCCCTGCTGCGCCAGACCCTGCAGGCGCTACAGCACAGCGACCAGCCCCTGACCCTGGCCGCGCTGGCTGAAGTGCTGCCGCCCGGCGAACACGACCTGGAAACCCTGGCCCTGTGGCTGGCGCTGGCGCAGGAAAGCGGCGCCACCTTCGAGGCCGGGGCGACGGAGCAGATCACCACCCGCTTTCAGGGCCAGGATTGGCGCTTTACGGTGCCGCGTGTGCTGCTGTCGGCGCAGGCGGTGGGGGCGGTCGATGCGGATTGGTGA
- a CDS encoding virulence RhuM family protein, with product MSEQPDGEIVLYLRGDAPAIDVRLDGDTVWLSQQQLADLFQTSRTNVVEHIANIYAEAELSPEATCREFRQVRTEGSRQVSRTLPFYNLDLIISLGYRVRSQIATRFRIWATERLREYLVKGFTMDDARLKNLGAGSYWKELLDRIRDIRSSEKVLYRQVLDLYATSIDYDPKAQASIVFFKTVQNKLHYAAHGQTAAEVIRQRADAGKPFMGLLSFSGPQPTKAEVSNAKNYLDANELKRLNTLVSAYFDAAEFRAMNHEPTCMKDWLAHLEQMIAAMGGKSLQGAGTVGHQQAVAHAETEYDKFRARLADQPSEVETVYLETIKTAQKKISSKKKT from the coding sequence ATGAGCGAACAGCCTGACGGCGAAATCGTCCTGTACCTACGGGGTGATGCTCCCGCTATCGACGTGCGCCTCGATGGCGACACCGTTTGGCTAAGTCAACAACAACTGGCCGATCTGTTTCAAACATCGCGTACGAATGTTGTAGAACACATTGCCAACATCTACGCCGAAGCCGAATTAAGCCCGGAGGCAACCTGTCGGGAATTCCGACAGGTTCGCACCGAGGGCAGTCGCCAAGTCAGCCGCACGCTGCCCTTTTACAACCTGGATCTGATCATTTCGCTGGGTTATCGGGTTCGCTCGCAAATCGCTACCCGCTTTCGCATCTGGGCCACCGAACGCCTACGTGAATACCTGGTCAAGGGCTTCACCATGGACGATGCCCGCCTGAAAAACCTGGGCGCAGGCAGCTACTGGAAAGAGCTGCTCGATCGCATCCGCGACATTCGTTCCAGCGAAAAGGTGCTCTACCGCCAGGTTCTTGACCTCTACGCGACCAGCATCGATTACGACCCGAAAGCGCAAGCCAGCATCGTGTTCTTCAAAACTGTGCAGAACAAATTGCACTATGCCGCCCACGGCCAAACGGCGGCAGAAGTCATTAGACAGCGTGCCGATGCCGGGAAACCCTTCATGGGCCTGCTCTCATTCAGCGGGCCACAGCCCACCAAAGCCGAGGTGAGCAACGCCAAAAATTACCTGGATGCCAATGAACTCAAGCGCCTGAATACGCTGGTCTCGGCCTATTTCGACGCTGCCGAATTCCGTGCCATGAACCACGAACCCACCTGCATGAAGGATTGGCTCGCACACCTGGAACAAATGATCGCCGCCATGGGAGGCAAATCCTTGCAAGGTGCTGGCACGGTGGGCCACCAGCAAGCGGTGGCGCACGCAGAAACCGAATACGACAAGTTTCGTGCCCGGCTGGCCGACCAACCCTCTGAGGTAGAAACGGTTTATCTAGAGACCATCAAAACAGCACAAAAGAAAATCAGCAGCAAGAAAAAAACCTGA